CAATAATTAATCATGTACCAATGCATTGCATATGGGCCCATAAAGTGATTGTATTTTTCACTTGATCCACCTGAAAAATAGTTAATTTCATAACCGTTTGCGAAATACACACCAGACGCTAAATTTAAAATTTGTCCATCTGTTTTACGTAATTCACTCGCTTTTAACATTTCACTCTTATCATGGTCAATTTGTTTATCTAATTCAGCAATTTTTTTCAATTGTTTATCCGATTTGTTTTCATTTGCCATCATTTGGTCACGGCGCGTTTCTTTATCATTTAAACTATCTTGCAACGAAGTAATATACTCATCTAAATCGATATAAGCTAATGGAATAAGTGCTTTGCTACCATAGTTTGTAATAAAGTTTTTAAAATACGCATCAGTTTTAGAAACAAATCCCGCACGTGCTTCTGTCTCACGGTATAATTCTAAAAATTGATCAACTTCATCTTCATTTAAGAACTTCACGCGAATACCATAATTAATTGCCTTATTAATATTGCGTTTACGTTGACTATCAAATTGTTTTTTTAGGGTTTGAGGTGTTTGATCTTTAAGATTTAATACACCCATCCAACGCACTTGACTTGATGTGTCATAAGATGTTGTAAAGCCATGATGCTCATAGCCATGCGATTTAAATAATTGTACGAGCTTTTCATTTGCA
The sequence above is a segment of the Staphylococcus hyicus genome. Coding sequences within it:
- a CDS encoding aminoacyltransferase, coding for MKFTELTVEEYDQFVQNPALESHYFQVKENIGTREADGFQVVLLGIKGENNQILAASLFSKIPTMGSYVYYSNRGPVMDYSDLGLVDFYLKELEVYLQKNKCLYVKMDPYWLYQVYDKDIKPISDKDANEKLVQLFKSHGYEHHGFTTSYDTSSQVRWMGVLNLKDQTPQTLKKQFDSQRKRNINKAINYGIRVKFLNEDEVDQFLELYRETEARAGFVSKTDAYFKNFITNYGSKALIPLAYIDLDEYITSLQDSLNDKETRRDQMMANENKSDKQLKKIAELDKQIDHDKSEMLKASELRKTDGQILNLASGVYFANGYEINYFSGGSSEKYNHFMGPYAMHWYMINYCFEHGYERYNFYGLSGDFTENSEDYGVYRFKRGFNVQIEELIGDFYKPINKPKYFLFNTLNKVRAKIKK